GTCAGTGCTGACCCACAGAGCCAGGACCTGGGTCAGTGCTGACCCACAGAGCCGGGACCCGGGACCAGGCTGTCTGGTTTATTGGCCGGGCTTGCAAGtggctcggggggcggggggggtggtcggGCCATACCTGCGTCGCCTGCAGCGCGCCTTGCAGCTCGGCCAGGTCCTCCTCGTGGATCTTCCTCATGAAGGCGATCTGGTCGAGCAGCGACTCGATCTTCTTCTCCTGCTCCAGCCGGGCCAGGGCGGCGTGGTCGGCTTCCTTGCGCTGCGCCTGCAGCGTGCACTCGGCCTGGCCCCGCAGCCGCAGCTCTTCGTCGTAGCGCTCCCGCAGCTGGTGCAGGCAGCGGGCCAGGTGCTCGCAGTCCTGGCGCGCCTGGCCCTTGTCGTGGCTCAGCTCCTCCAGCCGGGCTCGCAGCTCCAAGATCTCCTGCTCGTACACCTGGTTGAGGCGGGACGGCTCGGCTTGCCTTTGCCTGAGCACACCCACCTCGGCCTCCAGCAGCGCGTTCTGCCGCTCCAGCTGGCGCACCTTGTCGATGTAGGTGACGAAGCGGTCGTTCAGCCCCTGCAGCTGCTCCTTCTCGTTGGTGCGGATGATCTTGAACTCATTGTTGACGGCGGTGCACTGGGACAGCTCGAAGCCGTCCAAGGGCGCGGTGTAGCGGCCGGCCCGCTTGTAGGAGGGAGAGGCAGGGGCCAGGCTCTTGGACAGCCTCAGCACCGGGACCCTGGACGggctgcaggaggaggaggaggaggaggaccagcgaGGCGAGTCCCCGAATATCTTGCGGTAGGAACCGTGCAAATACTCGGCGGCGTAGCTCATCCTGcaaggctggctggctggctgacctgACCGGTAATGTGGCGAGCGGATAAAGGTACCTCTGCAAAGCGCCGTGTCCCCCCCTTATGTAGCCGGCACGTAAAGACCCCGAGCCAATCTGCAGCCTGCAACACGCCCATTCTCCAAACAAGCCTACCCCCTTGCAACCACCCACCCAGCCTCTGCAGGCCAGGATTGCAAGCGTTGCATCTCCGCCTTGGAAGGCACTCAAGCAGCTGAGATAATCTCTCACCGCCTCCTCCCCACCAAATATAACAATCACTTTTACAACAGTGTAACAGACAAACATATACATctcacaccgagccacagaagacattaaggcagatgatcaaaagcttgtctaaagaggtaggttttaaggagagtcataaaggaggagagagaggcggagaggtttagggagggagttccagagcttggggcccaggcagctgaaggcatggccaccgatggttgagctgttaataatcagggatgctcagcgggacagaatttgaggagcacaactATGCACAATGTTCCAGAAATGAGGATATACAATACAAGGGAAGACAGGCTTTTCGGAAACGAAGAGACGCACTGTGTCTGGATTCTAAAGCAGTGCCCCTGATGAAAAATAATACCACTTGGAGTTGGATTTATTCATTTTGAGAGAGAAGCGGGGTGTCACCTTTAATACAGGTGTGGGAGATGTGGAGCAACTCATGCACAATTGCAGTCTGAGGTTATTTGCCCCTTTCCAGCCAGTGGACAGTGATTACATCAAACGGGGAAGCGTGTCTGTTTTTTCCCCAAGCACTTTCCATATTCTACTCAAACCCAAATATTAGTGTCGGGATATTACCGCATGAACACAGCTGTCTGGCGGGGCATCTCCGGATCAATGGCCCAGttaatgcccccccccctcccaaccccccactTCACTAACATCACCCACAGCAACCTTTGGAATCTTTGCTTTCATTCGCCCACACCCAGGCTGCAATTCTGCTCGAATTTCAAAACATTTCCCCCCTCTTCCTAGCTTACGGTTACTTTTAAAGTTTGAAAATAAACACCCATGTGTTTGTCTGCAGTTCTGCTCCTTCCAGAATTGCGTGATCAATTAACAATGTAGCCGCGAGAATTAACAGCAGTTGGGGTCAGATGAAGAATGCCCTTCAATTCTCCTGATCCCATCCTTCGGAATATCAATCCCAGCGTCTTCCCATTGCAGCATCTCACTGTCCCCTGGAGCTCAGATCAGGAGCTGCAGTCTGGATTCCAGCCAAGCAGTTCACATTGTGAGACTGCGACCTCAATTATACAGCCCTGGACTGCACAGCAACACTCCAAGGCCCTCTCCTAGCAATTCAAGTTGATATTTTTCGACTCCCTAGGGGTAGCGTCCCTGCATGATGACTCCAAACATGTTTaaaagccccgattttaactccaggtggattcctcgttcaggcctgagttaaaattacagtcgagtCTCAATTATCTCACTGGGCCACAATATgttggct
This Pristiophorus japonicus isolate sPriJap1 chromosome 22, sPriJap1.hap1, whole genome shotgun sequence DNA region includes the following protein-coding sequences:
- the LOC139234652 gene encoding low molecular weight neuronal intermediate filament-like; its protein translation is MSYAAEYLHGSYRKIFGDSPRWSSSSSSSCSPSRVPVLRLSKSLAPASPSYKRAGRYTAPLDGFELSQCTAVNNEFKIIRTNEKEQLQGLNDRFVTYIDKVRQLERQNALLEAEVGVLRQRQAEPSRLNQVYEQEILELRARLEELSHDKGQARQDCEHLARCLHQLRERYDEELRLRGQAECTLQAQRKEADHAALARLEQEKKIESLLDQIAFMRKIHEEDLAELQGALQATQVSVEIDVSKPDLTAALKEIRSQYEIIASKNQQTAEEWYKSKFANVTENAARGNEAARAAREEISEYRRQLQTRNIEIEAVKSTNDSLEKQLQEMEERHNAEINNLQETIDQLENALRSTKNEMSCHLRDYQDLLNVKMALDIEIAAYRKLLEGEETRLTTISGSTSAFLNPAYSYSSTILSGTKTFSATSFRKTTGADGAEQTAASKKDEKPEKLQSEN